The genome window GAGCAGTTAGGTGAACTGAAAGCATCAAAGCCGTCAGCATGAGCCTTAACGGTGCGGTTACCGCGATATAATTTGTTATTAAAAAATAGCCCGACTTCATTAACGGGATAATTAGCCGCTAAATATAAGGCATTTAATAGATTTGTTTGCCCATCAGAACGTAATGCTTCTAACGGTATTTGTGACCCTGTCACGATTACCGGCTTTTTCAAGTTTTCAAACATGAAAGATAACGCTGAGGCGGTGAAAGCCATGGTATCAGTGCCATGTAATATGACAAACCCATCATAAAGTGGATAATTTTCCCTAATATCATCAGCGATGAGCTGCCAATCTTCAGGGGTGATATCAGATGAATCAATCAACGGTTGATGCTAACGGATAGTAAACTCAGGCATTTCAGGGCGGTGAAACTCGGGCATTTGAGCTAACTGAGTTTGCAAATGACCCGAAACAGGAACATATCCCTGTGGTGAATGGCGCATGCCAATTGTTCCGCCAGTGTAGACTACATAAATTGATTTCTTCTGCATCTTATTACCTAATTTATCCAACTTATCGAAGGAGAGTGATTATCAGGATTTTGACGCATTTGTTAGCGTATTACTATCGTTAACTTGCGAATAATTAGATTGATATGGGGTTATTGATGAGTTTGTGAGAGAAATCCCCTTCATTAGTGCTGAAGGGGATTTAGCGATCAGTTAATTTCCGCGCAATTTAAGCAAAATGCGTAGCGGTTTTGAGGGTCATTCATTTTTAAGAAAAACTGAGCTTGCTGGCGGATATCCGTTGCGACTGCTGGGGGCAAAAACACCTGTAGTACATCTGGCATCGCGGCTTGAACGTTAGTGGTTAATTCAAGCAACAATTGATCCATGAAAGTCATCTCAGGCTTCATCCAATCTAGCTTAACATCAGTGAGTTTAGCGAGTTCTGCGGCTTTATCTATCGCATTATCAAAATCACCTAGTTGGTCTACAAGGCCATTTTTAAGCGCGTCTTGCCCGATCCACACACGGCCCTGAGCGATTTTATCTATCTCTGCAGGTGTTTTATGGCGAGCTTTCGCGACTAAGCCAATAAATGTCTCATAACCATTTTCAATCGTAATTTGCATCATGTCAGCAAATTGTGGGCTAATCCCTTTAGTCAGAGAAATATCGGCTAATGGTGATGTTGATACTCCATCAGTATACACCCCAATAGAATCTAAAGATTTTTCAAAGGTATTGATCACGCCAAATATGCCAATTGAACCAGTCAGCGTGTTTGGGCTAGCAATAATATAGTCAGCTGGAGTCGATACCCAATATCCGCCAGATGCTGCCATTCCCCCCATAGAAACCACCACGGGTTTACCGGCAGCATGGGCCGAAGCCAGCTCACTGCGGATCAAATCAGAAGCGCTTACACTTCCACCTGGGCTATTAACGCGCAACACAATTGCTTTAATATTATCATCAAGGCGAGCATCTCGAATTTGTGCTGCGATAGTATCGCCTCCTGCAATCCCAGCCGTTTGCGGGCCATCCATTATAGCACCTTGAACAACAATCACGGCGATATTGCCACTTTGATTCGCATTGGTATCTGTTATTTTAGCGGAGTAATCATAGATACTAATATTATTGAATTGCTTATCTTCTTTATTCCAGCCAAAGTGTTTACTGAGTAAATCTTCAACTTGTTCGTTTGTATAAAGTTTATCAACCAATTTTTGTTTTAAAGCATATTGTGCGCTATCGCCTTTGACAGAACGTAATTGTTCTAAAATAGTATCAGCCCCAGGGAAAATTTGCGTGCTAGTTGTATTGCGGTTTTTGGCGATATCTGCGAGGTAATTGTTCCACAGGGCATCCAACCATTGTTTATTGGCCAAACGTGCTTCAGGGGACATTTCATCACGCATTAATGGCTCAACTGCTGATTTATAGGTACCAACACGGAAAATATGGCTACTGACTTTAAGTTTTTCTAACAGTGACTTGTAATAAAGGCCATTAGTTGCGAAACCATATACCCCAACAGCACCTTGTGGTGTGAGGTAGATATCATCAGCGTAACTGGCGAGATAGTATTGTGATTGGCTATAACTGCTACCGATGGCGTAAACCTGTTTCCCTGAACTTTTAAATTCATTGATTGCTTTACCGATATAAGCCAGAGAGGGTTGGTCGGCGCCAACTAAATCATCTAGGCGTAATACCATTCCTGTAATACGGTCATCATTTGCGGCGGTACGAATAGTATCAACGATGTCGAATAATGAATTTTCTTGCATGCGGCTATTAGAAGTACCAAGTAGTTCACGGCTCATACGACCAAATGGGTCTGGAGCAGAAACTTGGTCTACGATAACGCCCTGCAAATCAACATACAAAGCACCAAAATAATTTTTTTTCGGGTTGAGTCTCTGTTTGGTAAAGGGCAATTGACCCAATAACGACAAAGAATAACACTAAGAAAATGGCGTTAAAAACGAATTCCCTAATAAAGTTTAGTGCTCGCCAGCTAATTCTAAAGATGGTAGCGATGATGTCCCAAAGTTGACGCATGTTTTCTCCTATCCTGTATATTTTGCACCACACGGGTGTTAGCTTCACTGGTTTGCCGTTGGCTTATGGCACAAACTATTTTTGGATATCACATAAATATTTCTTTCTACAGTTGGGCTATTTCCGCCTGTAGCACGAATTTACGACA of Providencia rettgeri contains these proteins:
- the sppA_2 gene encoding Protease 4, translated to MYVDLQGVIVDQVSAPDPFGRMSRELLGTSNSRMQENSLFDIVDTIRTAANDDRITGMVLRLDDLVGADQPSLAYIGKAINEFKSSGKQVYAIGSSYSQSQYYLASYADDIYLTPQGAVGVYGFATNGLYYKSLLEKLKVSSHIFRVGTYKSAVEPLMRDEMSPEARLANKQWLDALWNNYLADIAKNRNTTSTQIFPGADTILEQLRSVKGDSAQYALKQKLVDKLYTNEQVEDLLSKHFGWNKEDKQFNNISIYDYSAKITDTNANQSGNIAVIVVQGAIMDGPQTAGIAGGDTIAAQIRDARLDDNIKAIVLRVNSPGGSVSASDLIRSELASAHAAGKPVVVSMGGMAASGGYWVSTPADYIIASPNTLTGSIGIFGVINTFEKSLDSIGVYTDGVSTSPLADISLTKGISPQFADMMQITIENGYETFIGLVAKARHKTPAEIDKIAQGRVWIGQDALKNGLVDQLGDFDNAIDKAAELAKLTDVKLDWMKPEMTFMDQLLLELTTNVQAAMPDVLQVFLPPAVATDIRQQAQFFLKMNDPQNRYAFCLNCAEIN
- the ansA_2 gene encoding L-asparaginase 1, coding for MQKKSIYVVYTGGTIGMRHSPQGYVPVSGHLQTQLAQMPEFHRPEMPEFTIR
- the sppA_3 gene encoding Protease 4 — translated: MRQLWDIIATIFRISWRALNFIREFVFNAIFLVLFFVVIGSIALYQTETQPEKKLFWCFVC